Proteins encoded by one window of Phytohabitans houttuyneae:
- a CDS encoding HNH endonuclease, which produces MDTVLVINADLGPLHRVSLRHAIRMLCRRVAEVHEAEPDRLIGVYPLPKVVRLVQYVVTKWRYTAGPAWSRSGVLNRDGHRCGYCPGVATTVDHILPRSRGGRNTWSNTIAACGGCNQRKGDRTPAEAGMRLRFKATAPTWAALAQR; this is translated from the coding sequence GTGGACACCGTTTTGGTCATCAACGCCGACCTCGGCCCGCTCCACCGGGTCAGTCTCCGCCACGCGATCCGCATGTTGTGCCGGCGTGTCGCCGAGGTCCACGAAGCCGAGCCGGACCGGCTGATCGGCGTCTACCCGCTCCCGAAGGTCGTCCGGCTCGTCCAGTACGTGGTCACGAAATGGCGGTACACCGCCGGGCCAGCCTGGTCCCGGTCCGGGGTTCTGAACCGGGATGGTCACCGTTGCGGCTACTGCCCCGGCGTGGCCACGACCGTCGACCACATCCTGCCCCGCTCCCGCGGCGGCCGGAACACCTGGTCCAACACGATTGCGGCCTGTGGCGGCTGCAACCAGCGCAAAGGCGACCGCACCCCGGCCGAGGCTGGGATGAGGTTGCGGTTCAAGG